Below is a genomic region from Rosa chinensis cultivar Old Blush chromosome 5, RchiOBHm-V2, whole genome shotgun sequence.
TGGGATGTTGAAACTGGACGAAGAGATGGTAATGTATCAAGCATGACAGATGCCTTGCTCAATCTCCCATCACCTCGTTCAAACATCACTATACTAAAATCAAGCTTTGCACAGAAGGGTCTAAGCGCTAAAGATCTTGTAGTACTATCAGGTATACCTAATTAATCACGGCAACCATATATAATGGATCACATGTAGTACTAAAATGATTCGATTACTTCGCTAACTATATGGTTTACTTGATACAGGGAGTCACACCATTGGGACGTCTCATTGCTCTTCCTTCAACAATCGTCTTTACAACTTCACCGGAAATGGCGATACCGATCCCACCTTGGATAACAACTACATTGCAAGGTTGAAGATGAAATGCAAGCCCAACGACCAAACAACTCTCGCTGAGATGGATCCGGGGAGTTTCAAGACATTTGACGTCTCCTATTATACTCTTGTGGCCAAGAGAAGGGGTCTCTTTCAGTCAGATGCAGCTCTTCTTGATGACAGTGAGACCAACACTTACGTTACAAACCATGCCACACCTAAGGGAAAAGCTAGTTTCTTGAAGGATTTTGGTGTTTCAATGGTGAAAATGGGTAGGATCGGAGTTCTCACGGGGAATGCAGGGGAGATCAGGCGAGTCTGCAGcaagattaattaattaattaagaataATGTCGAACGTGATCAATAAAGCTTATCTGTTTCCATCTTGATACAGGTTGTATTTGTATGATTTCTTGATGATTTTATGTTTTCAGGTTGGTATTGGTTTGAACGTTGAAGTGGTCACGGCATTTTTTATTGAATTAGGCTGAAAAATGTTAAACGGTTGCAACCAGAAAAGTACTAAATACTTGAATAAATAGAcaaaattcagtttagtccctcgaatTTTAGGACTAAAAtcagtttggttctttttttttttttttttaatcacgttTGTCCCTAAGCTTCCAAATCCCATCAACCGCgtccaaattttgaattttcctCGAAATGTGATGTCATTCGTTGAGCTGGAGCCGACAGCATGGTCCACAAGAAAGGGAAAATAGACATTTTATAATAaaaagattatatatatatatatatatatatatatatgtatgcaccctctctctctctctctctctccatgtctGCAGATCAAAAATTTCCGGTTCGGTTTGTCGGGCCTCCACCATCAAGCCACCgcgcccaccactccaccgtcgatgtcgGGCCTCCACCGCCGCCGCTCTGTCCCCACCGTTGGACCACCAGAGGAGGACGCCATCCAACTCCACGATCCTAACCCCACGCAGCCTGGATCGAGATCATGAATCCAGACCCGAGATGAAGACTGCCCGAACACCGTGCTCCATTCCTTCACCTAACCGTGGTGGCTCCTTTGCCTTGACCCATCGAAGCACCATGGTCATTATCCACCGTTTTGACCAGACCCCCGAAGCCACTCACACTCGCCCTGACCCTCAAGATCGCTGCCGACCCCAGCAGCCCGTCCCCTGGGTTTTGGCCGCGGCGGCTCCACGACGAGGATA
It encodes:
- the LOC112167743 gene encoding peroxidase 27, with the protein product MATSKLIFILIQGIVLLSVLDFANAQGLKVGFYAKSCPKAEAIVKKVIAQTMAVAPSLAGPLLRMHFHDCFVRGCEGSVLLNSSTNQAEKDAPPNLSLRGYGVIDRVKSALEKACPGVVSCSDIVAIVARDVVVADMGGHWDVETGRRDGNVSSMTDALLNLPSPRSNITILKSSFAQKGLSAKDLVVLSGSHTIGTSHCSSFNNRLYNFTGNGDTDPTLDNNYIARLKMKCKPNDQTTLAEMDPGSFKTFDVSYYTLVAKRRGLFQSDAALLDDSETNTYVTNHATPKGKASFLKDFGVSMVKMGRIGVLTGNAGEIRRVCSKIN